From Lolium perenne isolate Kyuss_39 chromosome 5, Kyuss_2.0, whole genome shotgun sequence, a single genomic window includes:
- the LOC127302762 gene encoding uncharacterized protein At1g76070 produces MERKPSKHARSRSGAGAALAAFLRSTAASFSSSTTNFAVRGKSSFNHRNAFSGPMVSIVPPEARGGGRRRGSKNQGGSGSGYRTPEASSPKVSCIGQIKRSKSSSKARKTKSRKAAKPAPLACGMDGGACPLPPRHPLPATSRPRTSLVRRMLFRRTRSRSSSSSSSTKPSCAATPDGFKGRRSSVAAAPAPAAGGLGQMKRFTSGRAALQDFDWTTDDDEQAEPRGSDADADGYDSYEDDGFVAHSAPLVLGGGVVASEPRKEVNLWRRRPMSPPTPLQLPSK; encoded by the coding sequence ATGGAGAGGAAGCCGAGCAAGCACGCGAGGTCCCGgagcggcgccggcgccgccctGGCGGCCTTCCTGCGGTCCACCGCGGcatccttctcctcctccacaaCCAACTTCGCCGTCCGCGGGAAGTCGTCCTTCAACCACCGCAACGCCTTCTCGGGCCCCATGGTCTCCATCGTGCCGCccgaggcgcgcggcggcgggaggaggaggggCAGTAAGAACcagggcggcagcggcagcgggtaCCGGACGCCCGAGGCCTCGTCGCCCAAGGTCTCCTGCATCGGCCAGATCAAGCGGAGCAAGTCCAGCAGCAAGGCCAGGAAGACCAAGAGCCGGAAAGCCGCGAAACCCGCCCCACTGGCGTGCGGGATGGACGGCGGCGCGTGCCCGCTCCCGCCGCGCCATCCGCTGCCAGCGACCTCCAGGCCCAGGACCTCGCTCGTGAGGCGGATGCTCTTCCGCCGCACCAGGTCgcgctcctcctcgtcctcgtcctccaccaaACCCAGCTGCGCAGCTACCCCCGACGGTTTCAAGGGGAGACGGAGCTCCGTGGCCGCGGCGCCCGCGCCAGCGGCGGGTGGCCTGGGCCAGATGAAGCGGTTCACGAGCGGCCGCGCGGCGCTGCAGGACTTCGACTGGACGACGGATGACGATGAGCAGGCGGAGCCGAGGGGCTCCGACGCGGACGCCGACGGGTACGACTCGTACGAGGACGACGGGTTCGTGGCGCACTCGGCGCCGCTGGTGCTCGGCGGCGGGGTGGTGGCGTCCGAGCCCAGGAAGGAGGTCAACCTCTGGCGCCGCCGCCCCATGTCGCCGCCCACCCCGCTGCAGCTCCCCTCCAAGTAG